In Halobacteroides halobius DSM 5150, the genomic window TAACAGCTAATGCAGTATAAACTAATAAACCATCAATTGGGCTAGCTGGATGATCACTCATAATAGCTACTTTAAGTCCCGCTCGTGATAGTATTCCTGGAGTTTTAAAAGTTCTATCCTTTAACTCCACTTTAATTCTACCAGTTAAAGTAGGGCCAACAACTGCTGGAAACTTAGCCTTAGCCAACTGATCAGCTATCTTATGACCAGCAGTACAGTGCTCAAGAGTCAAATCAATATCAAATTCTTCTGCAATCCTAATAATAGTCATAATATCATCAGCTTGATGAGCATGAGCTTTAAGAGGTATTTCTTTATTTAATATCTTAGTCATATTTTCTAACTTTAAGTCACGTTCAAAAGCTTTACCCTTTTTTCTAGCTACCTCCTTGCGAGCTATATAATCCTCTGTTTTCAATAAAGTTTGGCGCAATAAAGCTGCTACTGCCATTCTAGTGCTTGGTGCCTTGTTTTGTTCATTATAAACTCGTTTAGGATTTTCTCCAAGAGCTGCTTTGATTCCAACATCTTTTTTTAGGATCATATCTTCTACAGTTTGGCCCTTAGTCTTAACAACAGTACATTCCCCACCTAATACATTCGCACTACCTGGACTAACCATCGCTGTAGTAATTCCACTTTGATAAGCATCAACAAAACCTTCATCTTCAGGATTAATCCCATCAATTGCTCTTAGGTGAGGAGTAATTGGATCAGTCATTTCATTATAGTCTTGGCCCTCCCAACCAATACCTTCTTCTCCGACTCCTAGATGAGTATGAGCATCAATTATACCAGGCATAACTACTTGCCCTGCTAAATCAATTTTTTCTGCCTGCGTAGGAATATCTATGTTATCTCCTATATCTTTAATCTTACCATTTTCGATTAGAATAGACCCTGTAGCAAATATTTCTTCATTCATAGTTAAAATTTTACCATCAACTAATGCTAACATCTGCTGCCCCCTATTAATCTATTATATAAGTTTTATTTACTTGACTAACTTCTACATTAATATTTGTTTCAGGAATTTCTGCAACTATCTCCTCCTCTTGACGAGTTGATCTAAGATGGGTTAATAACATTCTTTTACTATTGGCTTCAATGCCAAAATTTACAGCTTGTTTAACTGTCATATGACCTGCTTGTTCTGCCTTTATATTCTCTTCTAACAACGTAGCTTCTATTAATAATAAGTCTGTTTTAGAGAAGAACGGAATTAAATCTTCACTCCATGCTGTATCTGCAGTATAACCTAGTACCTGTTCTCCATTACTAATCATCATCCCATAACATTCTTTAAAATGAATTGTCTTTTGAAAATTAATCTCTAATGCCCCTAATTCTAATTTTTTATTTTCATTAATTTCTTCTAAGTTATACTCTGTTCCCAATTTAGCTTGGATATAACTTAATTCAGCACCAGTCTCAAAGGGTAAATATACATCTAAAGGTTTCTCTCTTAGACCAGACTTTTGTGCAACCATTATAGCATACTGCAATGGAATTAATCCTAAAAAATGATCTGCATGTAAATGAGAAATAATAATTGCATCTAACTTATGATAATCAATTATTCCATTTAATCTTTCTAAAACTCCTTCCCCAACATCAATCAAGATATTTTGCTGCTTGGTTTGTAATAAATAACCTGAACATCCTGAACCTTCTATTGGATAAGGAGATCTATTACCTAATACAGTTAATTTCATCCTATAACCTCCTAGTTATAACCAGTATAACTTAAATATGGCTTAATTCAAATTGACTTTTCTCTTCTCCTACTAAACCGGCTAATAAATAAAGTCCAGATTTAGAATCAAATTTCAAATCTTTAAGATGAAAACCTTCTATTTTATCTGTGCTTTTAACGTGAATTCTTGGCCCAGTACAGGAATAAATATCATCTCCTATTTTAATATGTTCTTCATCATAAGCTTTAACATTAACTCCTTGTTTAATATAATTTTTAACCCTTGTTTCTGCTTTATTAATATCTATATCTAACTTCTCTGTAAACTGTAAAACAAAACCACTTTTAATATCACTATGATAATATGGATTCGGCCTATCAATCCCCATTTCCTGTAAGGCATGAATTGTTAAATCCTCAGCAGTATGAGCCATTCGTCGATTAACAATTGAGTTAAAAACAATCTTAGCTATCTCTTCTGGATATGGGCCAAAAACTCCTGGTCTAGTAATTAATACTTCTTCTCCCACCCCAATTAACATATCAGCCTTTAAATCTAATTGGGAAGCTAATAAATCGAAATGTTCAACTATTACTCTTTTTTCTTGCTGAATAGACTTTTTAATCGCTTTTGCTAATTTCCATGGTTGAGTAAAAGCAGCTTCAAAACGAGCATCAATATGATAAGTATGAGTAGTAAATTGACCTTCCTCTGCTTCAGATAATAAAGGTAACGGGCGAATATTAACCCCATGATCATCATTGGTTAATGTCAATCCTGGAAACATCCCCCGAATCAACAATGATTTCCCTGCTCCTGCATCACCTATTAAACCAATTAATTTATCCTCAGGGTCTAAATATCCTAAGGATATTTGTTTACCCAAATTCATTAATCTCTTTTTACCACGTGGAGCAAAATATACAGATTGAGCAAAGCTTGGATTCAAATAAATTACTCCTTCCTCTATAAATTTAAATTTTCTTTTATAATTATATCAAATAACTATAATTCTCAAAACAATTATAAATTATCTTACATAAAATAATAGCAAATAATAAAAGGAGGACAAAAAAGATGCTTAATATTACAATTCTAAGTCATATATTACTTTACCTGCTAATTCTGTGGGGGATAACAACTTGGGCTGGAACCATCTGGATTATATCTAAAACAAATATAGAAAAAATTAAACATACTGGAATCTATCTAGGATTTTTATTATATGAAAGCTTATTTATATTCTTCCTAATTTGGGGCAGTCTTATTTATACTCTTCTTAATAAAATATAATTATTGGGGAATCTTAAGTTTTTGACCTGGATAAATTAAATTTTTATTCTCAATTTTATTTAAATCAACAATAACATTTACTGTAGTATTAAATGAATTTGCGATTTTATATAATGTATCACCAGGTTCAACTGTATAATAAAAGAAATCTCTTGTAGTATTACTTTGACTTTTTATAATCTCTACTGGTGTTCCCACTTCTACTCTATCATAAATATACTCAGCATCCTGATTATACATTCTTACACAACCATGAGATACTGCTTGCCCGATTAACCAAGGTTGATTAGTACCATGAATACCATGCATTCTACGAGTAAATTGCATCCAACGACTTCCTAAAGCCGGATTATAAGGGTTTTTAATCTTATTTAAAATAGAAAAATTGCCAGTTGGAGTAGGCGTACTATCTTTGCCAATAGCTACAGGAAATGATCTATCTACTTGCCTACCTTGATATAAATATAATCTACGTTGATTTAAAATAATTAAAATCTTACTCATCTATCCCCTCTCCTTTCTTTTTTACTAGTATATTGCTTAAGCTATGACTTGTTAAATAATAACATAAAAATTATACTATAAATAAATTAATAGCCCCCGGGCCAAATTCCGGGGGCTATTCTTAAATATATTTATTTAAACATCAAATTTTTCAACTAAGTTTTGTAGCTCTTCAGTCATTCTAGCTAATTCTTGAGCCGAATGAGATATTTCCTGTGACATATTATCAATATCAGATACCGAATCCATTATTTGATCACTATTTTGTGCTAGATCCTGTGTTGAAGCAGATGTTTGTTGAGTGTAAGCTGAAGTATCTTGAATAGAAGAATTAATACGATTAAATACTACTCCAGTTTCTTCAGCTATTTCCTCTCCTTCTTTAGCCTTTATTTCTGCTTGTTCAACTGACTCTAAACCTTCTTTTGACTTCTTTTGAATTTGACCAATTAAATTAGCAATATTTTCAGTAGCATTTGTTGTTTCTTCCGCTAAATCTCTAATCTCATCTGCTACAACAGCAAAACCTTGTCCAGAACTACTTCCCGACCCTGACCCTGCTCTTGCAGCTTCAATTGCAGCATTTAATGCTAATAAATTAGTCTGTTCAGCTATATCACTAATCAATTCAATAATTTGATCAATCTCAGCAGAATAATCATCTAACTCTTCAATTACATCAACTGTCTCTTCTACAACTTGATTAATCTCTCCTATACTAGAAACTGTTTTTTCTATATTTTGATTTCCTGTTTCAACTTGAGAACTAGCTTCTTCTACTAAACCAGTAATTTCTTGACTACTAGCCGAAATTTGCTGTACTCCTGACATCATTTCTTCTATATTTTGTTTAGTAGTACTTATAGTAGCATTCCCTTGCTCGGCTGAAGCCGATAATTCTTCACTGTAGGAAGTTAACTCTTCAACTAAATCTAATATACTAATTACTATTTCTTTTAAATTAGTTTTCATTTGATTAAGAGTCTGAGCTAACTTTCCTATTTCATCATTTCTATTAACCTGTAAAGATGTTATATTTAAATTACCTTGCGCTACTTGTTGAGCAAATTGACTAGCAGAAACTAATGGTTTAGAAAGTCTAGTTGAAATTATTACTGCCCCAATGATAGTTATAATTGCAGTTAATAACACTACTATTAATGCTATTTTTCCTAATTTACTAAACTTTTCATTAATATCTGACTGTCTAATTACAGAAATAAATTTCCAACCTGTTTGGGGCGAAGTATACACATTAATAATTGATGGTTTTTTATCTATAATAGTTTCAAAAGATCCAGTTTTTAGATTGGAGATATTATTTAATTTTTTTACTCCCAGTTTACTTAGATTATCAAAATTCAAATTTGGTTTTTTAGGGTGAGCAAGAATCTTTCCTTGCTTAGTCGTCATAATAACATATCCTAAATCTCCTATTTTTATATCTTTAATCATGTTAGTTAGCGCCTTTAAGCTAACATCAAGCGCTTGAACTCCTATAACTTCTCCATTCTTATTTTTAACTGTTGTAGTTGTACTTAAAATAGCTGTATCATCTAAAGAAAAATAATAAGGACTAGTTCTAACAACTTCCCCTTTATTATTCATAGCTTTCTTATAATATAGCCTTTTTCTAGGGTCATAATGCTTCATTACAGAACCTTCTGGCCACTGAATATAGCCTCCATCTGTAGTTCCCATATATATATATGCTACATCAGAATGCGTCTTTGCATATCTTTTATATACATTATAAATCTTTTCTTCAATTCCCCCATTTTGAGAAGGCGTCATCTCCACGCTTTTTTCTTTATTTATATACGAACTAATAGTTTCATTTGCACTTCTTATTTTAGGATTTTGAGCTAATAAATTAACATTATTCTTTACTGTCTTAAAATAAAGGTTTATAGCATTATTTACCTGTTTAACCTTTCCTCTTGCTGATGTAATAAAAGTATCTTTTATCATTTCTTTCCCCTGCATAAAACCTAAAGTACTTAGAAAAATAATAGGTACTAAAGAAATTAACATAAATATTATAATTAATTTAGTCTTAATCCCATAATTCATATTTAATCCCCCTTTTTTTAAAAAACAATTATCGACTTATTTCCTGATAATAAATTATTAATCGCCATTTTTAGTTATTAACCATATAATTAATTATTCCTTCTTAAATAGTTTATTTTCTATTAAAAAGAAAAACCACCAAAATGGTGGTTAAATGGTAAACTAATCTTAATTTTTTAAAATAGGTATTCCCCTTAGTCACAAAGTACTGGTACAGTCAATCCACCTTGGGGCATAACAATAGTTTTATAATCTTTATTATATTGCTTGTTTGCTTGTTCTAAGGCTTGATCAAGAGATTCAGCTTTAGTAGCAAATAAAGCATCTGTAACTTCTTGGTTAAACTCAGAAATTAAAATAAATTCTTTATCCAGTACTACCTTACTAATAGCAAAGGCTTTATGTCCTCCTAAAACAAATTTTTGTTTAATTCTTTCTATATTATCTTCTGGCTTTGTGGCATCATTTAACCACTCCTCAAAGACATCCTCTCCTAATCCAGCCCTACATTCTGCTAACAAAATAATTGTCCCACCTTTTTTAACCCCAGCATTAGCATTATCAAGTGCCTTTTGAGCTTGATAGATATTAATATCTTTAGGATAACCTCCTGCACTTACAACTGCTAAATCTGCCTTTTCCTCTAGTGATACATGGTACATCTGCGCTGAAGTTTTAGTTCCTTTACGCCAAGCTTCCTCTAAATCACCAGCTACTACTTCTACTATTTCTTGTTTACTATTAGTAACTACATTCAAAATAAAATCTACCCCAACTTTATTAGCACCTTCAATCATCTCTTGACTAATTGGATTCTTCTCTATTTTAGGTAAATCCCCGATCAAATTAACCATCCGAGAGTGGTTATACTCAATTGTATCTCGACCAGCTACTCCAGGCAGTATCGACTTTCGACCACCAGAAAAACCAGCAAAATAATGAGGAGCTATCACTCCTATAGTAATCAATAAATCCGCCTCAACTACCTTTTGATTAACATATAATCTATTTCCTGAACTTAGTTTTCCTAAATCGACTAATCCATGGTCTGGATTATGAGAAACAACCTGATAATTATCAACAATCTTAGTTCCATAAATATCTCGATTCTGTTTATCAGTATGTGGCTCATGGATTCCAGTTGCAACAACAAAAGTAATCTCTTCTTTTTCTAATCCTGCCTGATGCAACTTCTCTAGCAAAGGAGGCAATAAAGTATCATAAGGTGTAGGTCGACTTACATCATTTACAACGATTACAACCTCTTTTGCTTCTTTTCTTACTGCTAATTCTTCAATAGGAAGAGAATTAATTGGATCTTCTAAACTTGCTTTAACAGCCCTTTGGGGATTGCTTAAACCATCTTCTTCATTAGGTAATAAAACTTTAGGCTGTGATAATCGATCTAAGTCCAACTCTACTTTCTCTGCTCCATACTTTAACTTCATATTTGCTCCTCCTTCTAAAACTTAAGCCAACTTTTTATTAACAACATCAGCAACCCCAGTTAAATCATGCATTAACTTAGAAAAACCTTTCATAGTTAATGATTGACCACCATCACACAACGCTTCTTCAGGATTAGGATGTATCTCTACCATAACACCATCTGCTCCAGCACTAACTCCAGCTTTAGCCAAAGGATTGACTAAATTTCTTTTACCAGTTCCATGGCTAGGGTCAATAATAATCGGTAATTTAAATTCTGCCTTAATTAAAGCAATTGCATTTAAATCTAAAGTATATCTAGTGGCTGTTTCAAAAGTTCTAATTCCTCTTTCACATAAAATAACATTAGGATTACCGTGACTGACAACATACTCCGCTGCTAATAACCACTCTTTAATTGTAGCAGCATATCCTCTCTTTAACATGACTGGAGTATCTAACTGACCTAATTTTTTTAGTAGAGCATAATTTTGCATATTTCTTGATCCAATCTGTAGTATATCAGCATATTGATTTACTAATTCTATATCTGTTGCATCTAATAATTCAGTAACTATTTTTAAACCTGTTTCTTCTCTAGCTTCTGCTAATAACTTCAACCCTTCTTCTCCTAGACCTTGGAAACTATGAGGAGATGTTCTAGGTTTAAAGGCTCCACCACGTAAAATTTGTCCTCCGCACTTTTTAACTTCTCTAGCTGCTGTTAATAATTGCTCTCTACTCTCTACAGCACATGGACCAGCCATAACGACCAAATCATTATCTCCAATTACAACATCTCCTACTTTCACTACCTCTTTATGATCCGTTAGTTCTAAATCATTTAACATATTAATCCCTCCATAAAATTAATTTTAAGCTCACTACTCACTACTCATAAATAAAAAAGACCTACCTTGCCGTCCAAATAGGACGAAACAAGATAGGTCCAGTTCCGTGATACCACCCTAAATTAATTATAAATATATAATAAATTTATAATTCACTAGTTTTGGTTAACGACATTTTGATGCCGATATAACTTACTTAATTTCAGTCATATAGCTCCAGAGTGAAATTTCAATCAAAGATTTTTAGAGATGTTTTCAGCCGGTGACATCTCCTCTCTTAAAAGTGATCTTTAACCTACTTAACTCTTTCTTAGCTGTTAGTCATCATTAAATTGTTGTTACACATTTTAACAGAAGAATCTATTTGAGTCAAGAAAAAATTAATATTTTTCATTAAATTTAACAAAATATTAACGAGGTGATTAAATGTCTTATTTAGAAGAAATTAATGAAGAAGAAACTGATGGATTCTGTTTTCAAATAAAGCATAAGTCTTTAAAACTCCCACGTGAAACCTATTTAAATAGCCTTTCCCAATACTCTAATCCATTCTCAGAAAAAGCAGTCCAACACTTGGTTGAAGATTATTTAGATTGGAAGAATGAACAAGGAGTATTAGGAATGGTTCGCATTGATGATAACTCAGATACAGTTAAAATTGATGCAGCAGTTAGATATCTAACAGACTGTAGATATAATAAGAAGCAACCATAATATTATGGTTGCTTCTTATTATATCTTATTTAAAACATGCTCTAACTTATCCATTAATTCATACCTCTGCCATTGGTTAAAAGAAGGATGAGGAATATCAGCAATAACTTCTTTGGAATCTACTACTGGATCATCAATTAAATCTAAATAACTAGTAGCAAATCTACCACAAGGAACTAAATAATTTATCTGAGGATGATCTTTTAAAGCTGTTACCAAACGTTGCTTAAAATTATTTAATACAATCTCTTTAACTAAGTTCCACTCCTGTTTTTGATGGCGTTTAGCTTTATAATTAACCCTTAACTTCTCTAAAATTTCTAAAACATCAAATTCAGATTTAGTTAAATCTTTCTTCTTTAAAGCTTGCTCTTGCATAGGAGCTGGAGATACATTCAATAACCCAAATTTCTCTAAATTATTATAATTAGCCTTATATTCTTCTTTATTAGCCACAAGTTTTCCTAAAGGTTTTTGATGCTTTGGCTCGTAGATGAATTTTGTCATTTCTAATCCTGAGTTCCCTGCTACAGGATAACCATACTTTATCTCTTGCGTATGTGGTGACTCTAAAATAAACAAAAGTTTAGTCTCTTCATCATAAATATCTTCTACAGTATACTCCTTAAAATAATCTTTCACTGCTACTGTTAAATTAGTCATCTCCCACACTCCTAATTGTTCAATAATTTATCTAGTTCTTTTCTAAAGGTTTGTATATCTTTAAATTCCCTATAAACTGAAGCAAATCTAACATAAGCTATTTCATCTAAATTACGTAAAAAATCCATTACTAGTTCTCCAATCACCGTACTATGAACTTCATTTTCCATTCTATTTTTCACTTTTTGCTCTACCGAATTAACTATTCCTTCTAACTGTTCTCTAGAAATAGGCCTTTTTTCACATGACTTCAATAAACCATTTAAAAGCTTGTTTCTATCAAATCGCTCTCTACTCCCATCTCGTTTAATAACCATAATAGGCAAGTTATCTATTCTTTCATATGTTGTATAACGCTTACCACAATCCAAACACTCTCTTCTCCTTCTAATAGTTGTATTATCTTCTGTTGCACGTGAGTCAACTACTTTACTTGCTGAGTTAGTACAGTATGGACATCTCATAATAATTCAAATTACCTGTAAAGATAATTTAATTCCCTCCTTTAACTTCTAATATTATTTTATACAAAATATTATCTGTTATTACTAGTGTATTATTTAATTATAATATATCATTCAAATTTATTCAATCATCAAACAAATTATTCAGTTAATTCTGGAGTTACTTCTTCTGCTTCTAACTTAACTAAAATAACATCCTCACCTATTTTATATATATCAGACCAGGGTATATACGTCTCTTCAGCCTTACCAAAGAAACTAAAAACCTTTTGGTGGTCTTTTGGAACTACTAAACCTTTAATTTGCCCATTATTTAAATTTATATCAACATCAAGAATCATCCCTAGCTGTTGGCCCGTATCAATATTAATTACTTCTTTAGTCTCTAACTCTGAAGTGCGCATCATATTTTTATCCTCCTTCCAATATAATAGTATCTATAGTATTTATATGTATAAAACATAAGTTTGTTACAAAAAATTATAAAAGAGCCCTCATTAGCATGAAGGCTCTGCTTATTCATCCTGCTCTTTACCAGAAAATATTAGTTTGCTTAATCCCGGAAAAGAAGTTTCTAAAATATGGGCCAACCTCAATTTCGATTTAACATACTGAGGATTTTCTCTAAGCACTTCTATTAATTTAAATTTAAATTCTACTGGTATTTCTTCTTTATTTTCCTTTTTAAATGACATTCTTTTTAATTCACGCTTAGATATTTCATTAACTGAATCAATAAAACAAAGCGGAGGGAATAATACACACCACCAATTTGCTCCATTACCTGCTCCTAAAACTACCCTTAAAGCCTGATACTTTCCCGCTACTAAAGTCATTCCACCATAGCTTCGCGTTGGAAACTGAAATTCACCTAATTTTAAACTAACACCATAGCTTTTATTTTCTTGGCCTAATTTAGCTTCAATAATTTCTTCTAGATTATTTAAATTCTTTCTAACTATAGCTTTAGGATCAAAAATCTTTTTTCCTTTTGCAGCTGTTATATATAATTTAGATGCTTGCTTAAGAAGTATATCTCTAACTTGTCTCTTTATTCTTTGGTCTTCTAAAGAATTACTGTTAGCTATTACATGTAATCTCACTAAACTATCAGAACTGCTTGCTCTTTTTGATGACTCATTTTTAAAGGTTATGCTACCTCGTATTCCTATTATAAATAATAAACTTATTAAAATAGAGGTTAAAATTACTACCTTAATCCTTTTGCTAATCCTCATTTTCATTCCTTCTCCCTAACATGCTTCTTTAAATCCTGTAGTGCAGCTTTTTCTAATCTTGAAACTTGAGCTTGGGATATTCCTATTGTTCCTGCTACTTCCATCTGTGTCTTCCCTTCATAGAATCTTAAAGTTAAAATTAACTTCTCTCTATCATCTAACTTGCGTAAAGCTTCTCTAACTGCAATTGCTTCTAACCAATCATGGTCATCATCTTCATCATCACGAACTTGATCCATAACATAAATTGGATCTCCACCATCATGATAAACCGGTTCAAATAAAGATATTGGATCTTGTATAGCATCTAATGCTCGTACAATATCAGATCGGGGAATTCCTAACTCTTTAGCTATTTCAGTTAAATTGGGATCTTTAGTCTTATTATTCTCTAATGTTTCCTTCATCTGTAAAGCTTTATAAGCTGTATCACGGAGAGAACGGCTAACTCTAATCGGATTATTATCTCTTAGATGACGCTTAATCTCCCCAATAATCATTGGTACAGCATAAGTAGAAAATTTAACGTTTTTACTTAAATCAAAGTTATCTATGGCTTTAATTAAACCTACGCAGCCTACTTGGAATAAATCATCAATGGGTTCCCCACGGTTATTAAATCTTTGCAAAACACTTAATACTAAACGTAAGTTCCCACCAATAATTTTACTCCTTGCAAAATCACTTCCACGAGTCTGCATCTTTTTAAATAACTTTCTCATCTCTTTATTTGATAAAACAGGTAGTTCAGAAGTATTAACACCTGAAATTTCTACTTTTTTTCCCATAAACTCCCTCCTAATTCCCCAAAATTGAATCTAATTAGCTTTTCAATCAACATCATTAACAGTATTAGTTTGAATTGAGTTAGATATACATTTAATTTTATGATTTTATACTAACGAAGTACTAGCTTACTGCATAGTTTATATTAAAGTATGGAAAGGAGGTCTAGTAAACTCAATGAATAGTTTAGAAATTATTGATAAACTATTAAAAAGTGAAAAAGAAGATCAACCTCTTTATAAACAACTTCGTATAGAATTAGAAAATACTCGCTATCAAAGAGCTGCTAATTTTTTATGTAATCTACAAAGAAAACAAATTGATATCTTAGAAACTTTAATGGATGAACTAGAAGAAGAATTACCTAGTCCACCAGCTGATGAAATCTATTATGCCCAACATATATTGCAACCTGGAGAAAACCTTCGTATTTTGGCCCGAGAATATAATACTACTGTAGCTAAAATCAAAGAATTAAATCCTAAACTAACTGATACTCCAGAAGCCGGTCAATTAATCTATCTTCCAATTAAAATTCCTAAACCACCAGCCCAGCATATTAAGTATTATGTACAACCTGGAGATACCTTATACGAAATTGCCCAAGAGTATGATACTACTGTAGATGCATTAGTCCGAATAAATAATATTGCTGATCCTGATATAATATTTCCTGGGCGAATCTTAATTATTCCATGTGCATAGAAAAAGGGTCTGGGGATATCCCCAGACCCTTTTCTTATTCCAAATGAACTGTAGAATTAAATAACTCTAAAATCACTTCATCATCATAGAAATTAAGTTGGCTAACTGCTGTATTAGACTGTGATAAACGCCAACACTTAGCAAGAGGCATACCTAAAAAAGTAGCTACTAAAACTCTAACTACACCACCATGAGTGACTACTAACACCCTTTTTGAGGTATCATCAATTAAAATTTTCTTTAAACTAGCAACTACTCTAGTTTGAAACTTTGCTAAGTTTTCTCCACTAGGAGCACCATTAGTTACTGGGTCCTGTTCCCAAGCTTCAAATTCACTCTGATATTCTGCTTGTAAATCAGCAAAAGTCAAGCCTTCCCACTCCCCAAAGTTTATCTCCTGTAAAGCCTTTCTTTCTTTTATAACTAAATTATGATTATCAGCTATAATTTCAGCTGTCTTAAAAGCACGACTTAAATCACTAGCATAAATAGCATCAAATTGTTTATTCTTTAGTCGTTGGGCCAACTTCTTAGCCTGGGACTTACCTTTATCATTTAAAGGAA contains:
- a CDS encoding amidohydrolase, yielding MLALVDGKILTMNEEIFATGSILIENGKIKDIGDNIDIPTQAEKIDLAGQVVMPGIIDAHTHLGVGEEGIGWEGQDYNEMTDPITPHLRAIDGINPEDEGFVDAYQSGITTAMVSPGSANVLGGECTVVKTKGQTVEDMILKKDVGIKAALGENPKRVYNEQNKAPSTRMAVAALLRQTLLKTEDYIARKEVARKKGKAFERDLKLENMTKILNKEIPLKAHAHQADDIMTIIRIAEEFDIDLTLEHCTAGHKIADQLAKAKFPAVVGPTLTGRIKVELKDRTFKTPGILSRAGLKVAIMSDHPASPIDGLLVYTALAVKSGMDRLEALKAITINPAQILGVADRVGSIEKGKDADLVVFNGDPLAIGSKVNLVLIDGDKVN
- a CDS encoding MBL fold metallo-hydrolase, with product MKLTVLGNRSPYPIEGSGCSGYLLQTKQQNILIDVGEGVLERLNGIIDYHKLDAIIISHLHADHFLGLIPLQYAIMVAQKSGLREKPLDVYLPFETGAELSYIQAKLGTEYNLEEINENKKLELGALEINFQKTIHFKECYGMMISNGEQVLGYTADTAWSEDLIPFFSKTDLLLIEATLLEENIKAEQAGHMTVKQAVNFGIEANSKRMLLTHLRSTRQEEEIVAEIPETNINVEVSQVNKTYIID
- a CDS encoding L,D-transpeptidase family protein; protein product: MSKILIILNQRRLYLYQGRQVDRSFPVAIGKDSTPTPTGNFSILNKIKNPYNPALGSRWMQFTRRMHGIHGTNQPWLIGQAVSHGCVRMYNQDAEYIYDRVEVGTPVEIIKSQSNTTRDFFYYTVEPGDTLYKIANSFNTTVNVIVDLNKIENKNLIYPGQKLKIPQ
- a CDS encoding methyl-accepting chemotaxis protein, which produces MNYGIKTKLIIIFMLISLVPIIFLSTLGFMQGKEMIKDTFITSARGKVKQVNNAINLYFKTVKNNVNLLAQNPKIRSANETISSYINKEKSVEMTPSQNGGIEEKIYNVYKRYAKTHSDVAYIYMGTTDGGYIQWPEGSVMKHYDPRKRLYYKKAMNNKGEVVRTSPYYFSLDDTAILSTTTTVKNKNGEVIGVQALDVSLKALTNMIKDIKIGDLGYVIMTTKQGKILAHPKKPNLNFDNLSKLGVKKLNNISNLKTGSFETIIDKKPSIINVYTSPQTGWKFISVIRQSDINEKFSKLGKIALIVVLLTAIITIIGAVIISTRLSKPLVSASQFAQQVAQGNLNITSLQVNRNDEIGKLAQTLNQMKTNLKEIVISILDLVEELTSYSEELSASAEQGNATISTTKQNIEEMMSGVQQISASSQEITGLVEEASSQVETGNQNIEKTVSSIGEINQVVEETVDVIEELDDYSAEIDQIIELISDIAEQTNLLALNAAIEAARAGSGSGSSSGQGFAVVADEIRDLAEETTNATENIANLIGQIQKKSKEGLESVEQAEIKAKEGEEIAEETGVVFNRINSSIQDTSAYTQQTSASTQDLAQNSDQIMDSVSDIDNMSQEISHSAQELARMTEELQNLVEKFDV
- the larA gene encoding nickel-dependent lactate racemase, which encodes MKLKYGAEKVELDLDRLSQPKVLLPNEEDGLSNPQRAVKASLEDPINSLPIEELAVRKEAKEVVIVVNDVSRPTPYDTLLPPLLEKLHQAGLEKEEITFVVATGIHEPHTDKQNRDIYGTKIVDNYQVVSHNPDHGLVDLGKLSSGNRLYVNQKVVEADLLITIGVIAPHYFAGFSGGRKSILPGVAGRDTIEYNHSRMVNLIGDLPKIEKNPISQEMIEGANKVGVDFILNVVTNSKQEIVEVVAGDLEEAWRKGTKTSAQMYHVSLEEKADLAVVSAGGYPKDINIYQAQKALDNANAGVKKGGTIILLAECRAGLGEDVFEEWLNDATKPEDNIERIKQKFVLGGHKAFAISKVVLDKEFILISEFNQEVTDALFATKAESLDQALEQANKQYNKDYKTIVMPQGGLTVPVLCD
- the aroF gene encoding 3-deoxy-7-phosphoheptulonate synthase codes for the protein MLNDLELTDHKEVVKVGDVVIGDNDLVVMAGPCAVESREQLLTAAREVKKCGGQILRGGAFKPRTSPHSFQGLGEEGLKLLAEAREETGLKIVTELLDATDIELVNQYADILQIGSRNMQNYALLKKLGQLDTPVMLKRGYAATIKEWLLAAEYVVSHGNPNVILCERGIRTFETATRYTLDLNAIALIKAEFKLPIIIDPSHGTGKRNLVNPLAKAGVSAGADGVMVEIHPNPEEALCDGGQSLTMKGFSKLMHDLTGVADVVNKKLA
- the nrdR gene encoding transcriptional regulator NrdR; the encoded protein is MRCPYCTNSASKVVDSRATEDNTTIRRRRECLDCGKRYTTYERIDNLPIMVIKRDGSRERFDRNKLLNGLLKSCEKRPISREQLEGIVNSVEQKVKNRMENEVHSTVIGELVMDFLRNLDEIAYVRFASVYREFKDIQTFRKELDKLLNN
- a CDS encoding YlmC/YmxH family sporulation protein, yielding MMRTSELETKEVINIDTGQQLGMILDVDINLNNGQIKGLVVPKDHQKVFSFFGKAEETYIPWSDIYKIGEDVILVKLEAEEVTPELTE